One region of Limnospira fusiformis SAG 85.79 genomic DNA includes:
- the ilvN gene encoding acetolactate synthase small subunit: protein MKHTLSVLVEDEAGVLTRIAGLFARRGFNIESLAVGPAEKSGVSRITMVVPGDDRIIEQLTKQLYKLINVLKVLDITEVPCVERELMLLKVNSPSSAIRSEIIELAQIFRARVVDIGDDSLTIEVVGDPGKMVAIVQVLSKFGIREISRTGKIALTRESGVNTEFLKSQPAEPKF from the coding sequence ATGAAACATACCCTTTCTGTTTTAGTTGAAGATGAGGCGGGTGTTCTGACGCGCATTGCTGGTTTGTTTGCTCGTCGTGGATTTAATATTGAAAGCCTGGCTGTTGGACCTGCTGAAAAATCTGGGGTTTCCCGAATTACGATGGTGGTCCCTGGGGACGATCGCATTATTGAGCAGTTGACTAAGCAACTCTACAAGCTGATTAATGTTCTCAAGGTACTTGATATTACTGAGGTTCCCTGTGTGGAACGGGAGTTGATGTTATTGAAGGTTAACTCCCCTAGCAGTGCTATTCGTTCCGAGATTATTGAGTTGGCTCAGATTTTTCGCGCGCGGGTGGTTGATATTGGGGATGACTCCCTGACTATTGAGGTGGTCGGAGACCCTGGTAAAATGGTGGCGATCGTTCAGGTATTGAGTAAATTTGGCATCCGCGAAATTTCTCGGACTGGTAAAATCGCCCTCACACGGGAGTCCGGCGTTAATACCGAATTCCTCAAGAGTCAACCCGCTGAACCTAAGTTTTAA
- the miaB gene encoding tRNA (N6-isopentenyl adenosine(37)-C2)-methylthiotransferase MiaB, producing the protein MTTKPRHYHITTFGCQMNKADSERMAGILDEMGLTFVEDPNQADIVLYNTCTIRDNAEQKVYSYLGRQAKRKQENPNLTLIVAGCVAQQEGEALLRRVPELDLVMGPQHANRLQDLLEQVFEGSQVVATEPINIVEDITKPRRDSNITAWVNVIYGCNERCTYCVVPNVRGTEQSRTPEAIRAEMEELARAGYKEVTLLGQNIDAYGRDLPGSTPDGRHQHTLTDLLYYVHDIPGIERIRFATSHPRYFTERLIRACAELPKVCEHFHIPFQSGDNDVLKAMARGYTHEKYRRIINTIREYIPDASISADAIVGFPGETEAQFENTLKLVDDIGFDLLNTAAYSPRPGTGAALWENQLSEEVKADRLQRLNRLVNVKAMERSQRYRDRIEEVLVEGTNPKDPSQVMGRTRGNRLTFFKGNLAELSGELVKVKIIEVRAFSLTGEPIELYVTL; encoded by the coding sequence ATGACCACAAAACCCCGCCATTACCATATCACCACTTTCGGATGTCAAATGAACAAAGCCGACTCCGAACGTATGGCAGGCATTTTAGACGAAATGGGGTTAACCTTCGTTGAAGACCCAAACCAAGCTGATATCGTCCTTTACAACACCTGTACCATTCGCGATAACGCCGAACAGAAAGTCTACTCCTACCTGGGGAGACAAGCGAAACGGAAACAGGAAAATCCGAACCTGACCCTAATTGTAGCGGGATGCGTCGCCCAACAGGAAGGAGAAGCACTCCTGCGTCGGGTTCCCGAACTGGATTTGGTCATGGGACCCCAACACGCCAACCGTCTCCAAGACCTATTAGAGCAAGTATTTGAGGGTTCCCAGGTGGTCGCGACTGAACCGATTAATATTGTGGAAGACATCACCAAACCTCGCCGAGATAGCAATATCACCGCCTGGGTGAATGTAATTTATGGTTGCAACGAACGCTGTACCTATTGCGTAGTTCCCAACGTCCGAGGAACCGAACAGTCCCGCACCCCGGAAGCTATCCGGGCGGAAATGGAAGAATTAGCCAGGGCGGGTTATAAAGAAGTTACACTGCTGGGACAAAATATTGATGCCTATGGTCGTGACCTCCCCGGTTCTACCCCAGACGGTCGTCACCAACACACTTTGACAGACCTGCTCTATTATGTGCATGATATACCCGGTATTGAGCGTATCCGTTTCGCTACCAGTCATCCTCGCTATTTCACAGAAAGGTTAATTCGCGCCTGTGCGGAACTTCCCAAGGTGTGCGAACATTTCCATATCCCGTTTCAGTCGGGGGATAATGATGTGCTAAAGGCCATGGCGCGGGGATACACCCATGAAAAATATCGTCGGATTATTAATACTATTCGCGAGTATATTCCCGATGCGTCAATTAGTGCTGATGCGATCGTCGGGTTTCCGGGAGAAACAGAGGCGCAGTTTGAGAATACCCTAAAACTGGTTGATGATATTGGTTTTGACCTGTTGAACACGGCGGCTTATTCCCCCCGTCCGGGAACTGGGGCGGCGTTGTGGGAAAATCAGCTTTCTGAGGAGGTGAAAGCCGATCGCCTACAACGGTTAAACCGACTGGTGAATGTGAAGGCTATGGAAAGATCCCAAAGATACCGCGATCGCATTGAGGAGGTATTAGTCGAAGGCACAAACCCCAAAGACCCCAGCCAGGTGATGGGACGTACCCGTGGTAATCGTCTGACGTTTTTTAAAGGGAATTTGGCGGAACTCTCAGGTGAACTGGTGAAAGTGAAGATTATAGAGGTGCGGGCATTTAGCCTCACCGGAGAACCTATTGAGTTATATGTGACCCTATGA
- the grxC gene encoding glutaredoxin 3 has product MTNSIEIYTWSSCPFCLRAKALLKRKGWEFTEYVIDGDEESRDRMAAKSNGRRSVPQVFINGRHIGGCDDLHALEAQGQLDSLLSA; this is encoded by the coding sequence ATGACTAATTCCATTGAAATCTATACTTGGAGTAGCTGTCCATTTTGTTTACGAGCTAAGGCTCTCCTCAAACGCAAAGGCTGGGAGTTTACCGAATATGTGATTGATGGAGATGAAGAATCTCGCGATCGCATGGCTGCTAAATCCAATGGACGGCGTTCTGTTCCCCAAGTCTTCATCAATGGTCGCCATATTGGTGGCTGTGATGACCTCCACGCCTTAGAAGCCCAAGGTCAGCTTGATTCCCTACTTAGCGCTTAG
- the psaJ gene encoding photosystem I reaction center subunit IX, which produces MQDFLKYLSTVPVLAAVWLLITAGILIEFNRFFPDLLFHPL; this is translated from the coding sequence ATGCAGGACTTTTTGAAATATTTGTCTACTGTGCCAGTTTTGGCAGCGGTTTGGCTGTTAATTACTGCTGGTATTCTGATCGAATTTAATCGGTTTTTCCCCGACCTTCTGTTTCATCCCCTCTAG
- a CDS encoding class I SAM-dependent methyltransferase, translating to MMNEIFWEIHRDLLRESPGGDEYTRQGFRMLPSLSQRKILDIGCGPGSSTLELARLTDGEITAIDIHQPYLDSLKQKAIAEGFGERITCLNQSMSSLNFPPSSFDIIWAEGSIYIMGFETGLKQLKSYLKSGGYMMVSELVWLRDNPPSEVYDFWQADYPAMKNLWELSEIIANCGYEIINQFTLPERGWLNYYNPLEERINHLYRIYQDNQEGLKILDMEKREVEIYREYHEWYGYEFFILHNP from the coding sequence ATGATGAATGAGATTTTTTGGGAAATTCATAGGGATTTATTGAGGGAAAGTCCGGGGGGTGATGAGTATACTAGACAAGGGTTTAGGATGCTACCAAGTTTGTCTCAACGGAAGATTTTAGATATAGGTTGTGGTCCGGGGTCGTCCACTCTGGAATTAGCGAGATTAACGGATGGAGAAATTACGGCGATCGATATTCATCAACCTTATTTAGACAGTCTTAAACAAAAGGCGATCGCCGAAGGTTTTGGGGAGAGGATAACCTGTTTAAATCAAAGTATGTCATCCCTAAATTTTCCGCCATCTAGTTTTGATATTATTTGGGCTGAGGGTTCCATCTATATTATGGGTTTCGAGACGGGATTAAAGCAATTAAAATCCTATCTCAAATCGGGTGGTTATATGATGGTGAGTGAGTTAGTGTGGTTACGGGATAATCCACCGTCGGAGGTTTATGATTTTTGGCAAGCTGATTATCCAGCCATGAAAAATCTATGGGAGTTATCGGAGATTATTGCTAATTGCGGATATGAAATAATTAACCAATTCACGCTACCAGAGAGGGGTTGGTTAAATTACTATAACCCCTTGGAGGAGAGGATTAATCATCTGTATAGAATTTATCAAGACAATCAGGAGGGGTTGAAAATTTTAGACATGGAAAAACGGGAGGTGGAAATATATCGCGAGTATCACGAATGGTATGGATATGAATTTTTTATCCTCCACAACCCCTAA
- a CDS encoding photosystem I PsaF protein (subunit III), producing the protein MRRLLALVLALGLWFGGSAAAEAYNLTPCSDSAAFQQRAQTSIARSANPDQAKARFERYSQELCGEDGLPHLITDGSLSHAGDFLIPSVLFLYIAGWIGWVGRSYLQYAQKDKKPTEKEIIIEVPKAVQLMLGGFLWPLAALKEMTTGEMFAKDNEITVSPR; encoded by the coding sequence ATGCGACGATTGTTGGCTCTAGTTCTCGCTCTCGGTCTTTGGTTCGGTGGTAGCGCAGCCGCCGAGGCTTATAACCTAACTCCCTGCTCCGATTCGGCTGCATTTCAGCAACGGGCCCAAACTTCTATCGCCCGCAGTGCTAACCCAGACCAAGCTAAAGCTCGGTTCGAGCGCTATTCCCAAGAACTCTGTGGCGAAGATGGCCTACCTCACCTGATTACAGATGGTAGCCTGTCCCACGCTGGCGATTTCTTAATCCCCAGTGTTCTATTCCTGTATATCGCCGGATGGATTGGTTGGGTAGGTCGTTCTTACCTCCAGTATGCTCAGAAAGATAAAAAGCCCACCGAAAAGGAAATCATTATCGAAGTTCCCAAAGCTGTGCAATTGATGCTGGGTGGATTTCTCTGGCCTCTGGCTGCTCTCAAAGAAATGACCACCGGGGAAATGTTTGCTAAGGATAATGAAATCACCGTTTCTCCTCGCTAA
- a CDS encoding ABC transporter ATP-binding protein, which yields MNQAETIPPQSPKSLPPAVVITEKLGKFYRTGFWMNQKIESLINCSLSIYQGETFGLLGQNGAGKTTLFKVLLGLVRPTSGAAYLLGKPIGDRQVKQRVGYLPENPYFYDYLTGWEFLELAAELFQIPKAVSRQRIPELLDLVGLAKSAAIKKQMRQYSKGMLQRIGMAQALINDPEIVFLDEPMSGLDPMGRYQIREIILSLKQQGKTIFFNSHVLSDVEKICDRVAILSRGALISIGSLDELLGITETYSVSGKGGNPQQLEEWVTNLEIEQDYWRGNLQGNPQEFIAHLQDLNAQLISMNLSRLSLEEFFMQQLRERGIYSSQ from the coding sequence ATGAATCAGGCTGAAACTATACCCCCCCAATCACCGAAATCTTTACCCCCGGCGGTAGTGATCACCGAGAAGTTAGGTAAATTTTACCGGACGGGATTTTGGATGAATCAAAAAATTGAATCCCTGATTAATTGTAGTCTGAGTATATATCAGGGGGAAACTTTTGGGCTTTTGGGACAAAATGGAGCCGGGAAAACGACTTTATTTAAAGTGTTACTAGGTTTGGTGCGTCCCACTTCTGGCGCAGCTTATTTATTGGGGAAACCTATTGGCGATCGCCAAGTCAAACAGCGGGTAGGTTATTTGCCAGAAAACCCCTATTTTTATGACTATCTGACCGGGTGGGAATTTTTAGAGTTGGCGGCGGAACTTTTCCAAATCCCGAAAGCAGTTAGTCGCCAAAGGATTCCCGAATTATTGGATTTAGTCGGACTGGCAAAATCAGCCGCCATCAAAAAACAGATGCGACAGTATTCTAAGGGAATGCTACAACGGATTGGCATGGCTCAAGCCTTAATTAATGACCCGGAAATAGTATTTTTAGATGAACCAATGTCCGGTCTGGATCCGATGGGTCGTTATCAAATCCGAGAGATTATTTTATCACTCAAACAGCAAGGAAAAACCATATTTTTTAACAGTCATGTCCTGTCAGATGTGGAGAAAATATGCGATCGCGTTGCCATTTTATCACGAGGAGCACTCATTTCCATCGGTTCTTTGGATGAATTATTAGGAATCACTGAAACCTATTCCGTGAGTGGCAAAGGTGGTAATCCTCAACAACTGGAGGAATGGGTAACCAACTTGGAAATCGAACAAGACTATTGGCGCGGTAATCTGCAAGGCAACCCCCAGGAATTTATCGCCCATCTACAGGATCTCAATGCTCAACTGATATCGATGAATTTATCCCGCCTTTCCCTAGAAGAGTTTTTTATGCAACAATTAAGGGAACGGGGTATTTATTCCAGTCAATAA
- a CDS encoding CoA-binding protein has product MLDLNQDDTAMAQVLAESQTIAVYGHSDKPSRPSYMVAEFLRNRGYRVYPVNPLLTEVNGQPCYPNLQAVPETIDIVNVFRGSQYLPEIVDEAIAVGAKTVWGQLGISHPEASQKALDAGLNLAMNICIKIEIERLHISKNR; this is encoded by the coding sequence ATGCTTGATCTCAACCAAGATGATACCGCAATGGCTCAGGTGTTGGCGGAGTCGCAGACGATCGCCGTTTATGGTCATTCCGACAAACCCTCGCGCCCTAGTTACATGGTGGCTGAATTTTTGCGAAACCGGGGCTATCGGGTCTATCCGGTGAATCCTTTATTGACAGAGGTCAACGGTCAACCTTGTTATCCGAATTTGCAGGCGGTCCCGGAAACGATTGATATTGTCAATGTTTTTCGAGGTTCGCAATATCTGCCAGAAATTGTTGATGAGGCGATCGCCGTTGGCGCGAAAACCGTCTGGGGTCAGTTGGGAATCAGCCACCCAGAAGCCAGTCAAAAGGCTTTAGATGCCGGGTTAAACCTAGCTATGAACATTTGTATTAAGATTGAGATCGAGCGTCTTCATATAAGCAAAAACCGATGA
- a CDS encoding cation:proton antiporter, whose amino-acid sequence MFSSLGVDPVPLLANTIEGISEAPEADGNMVLLAVLLSLIAIYTASKVGGEFFNWLGFPPVLGELVGGVVIGISALHLVVFPEGGVGASDSVIMQILSSTAGLDISAAGATFEAQSEVISVLAEIGVIVLLFEIGLESNIRELLEVGVQSLVVAIVGVVAPFFAGTIGLILIFNVPPVAAIFAGAALTATSIGITSRVLAEIGRLSSKEGQIILGAAVMDDILGIIVLAVVASLAKTGEIDVTNIIFLIISATVFLVGAILLGRFFNDTFVTLAQQFKTRGRIVIPAFILALLLSYIAAAIGLEAILGAFAAGLVLDETDPGKELEELTRPISDVLVPIFFVTVGAKTNLEVLNPAVPDNRQGLVIASFLIVVAIFGKVISGFSVFGVENINRLAIGVGMIPRGEVGLVFAAVGSDSGALSPSLDVAIILMVILTTFVAPPLLRVVFRDDEPTATEPETTA is encoded by the coding sequence ATGTTTTCATCTTTAGGAGTTGATCCCGTGCCACTGTTGGCAAACACCATCGAGGGAATTAGCGAAGCTCCCGAGGCTGATGGGAATATGGTGTTATTGGCGGTACTACTCAGCCTAATTGCCATTTATACAGCCAGTAAAGTTGGTGGCGAGTTCTTCAACTGGTTAGGATTTCCCCCAGTTTTAGGAGAATTAGTCGGCGGGGTAGTCATTGGTATTTCAGCACTGCACTTAGTCGTATTTCCTGAAGGTGGTGTCGGCGCTTCTGACTCCGTGATCATGCAAATACTGTCATCGACAGCAGGGTTAGATATCAGTGCTGCTGGAGCCACCTTTGAGGCTCAAAGTGAGGTGATCTCAGTTCTCGCTGAAATTGGTGTGATCGTCCTACTATTTGAAATTGGCTTAGAATCCAATATTCGTGAACTGCTGGAAGTAGGGGTTCAATCCCTAGTGGTGGCAATTGTGGGGGTCGTGGCTCCATTTTTCGCCGGAACCATTGGCTTAATTCTCATCTTTAATGTTCCGCCTGTGGCTGCAATTTTCGCTGGTGCCGCTTTGACTGCTACCAGTATCGGGATTACCTCCCGTGTGTTAGCTGAAATTGGCCGCTTGTCTTCTAAGGAAGGTCAAATTATTCTCGGCGCGGCGGTCATGGATGACATCCTCGGAATTATTGTCCTAGCGGTGGTGGCTAGTTTAGCCAAAACCGGAGAAATCGATGTTACTAACATTATCTTCCTGATTATCAGTGCCACTGTGTTTCTGGTGGGTGCAATTTTATTGGGAAGGTTCTTTAATGATACTTTTGTGACTCTGGCTCAACAGTTCAAAACCCGTGGTCGGATTGTGATTCCGGCTTTTATTCTGGCGCTGTTGCTGTCCTATATCGCTGCCGCTATTGGTTTAGAGGCGATTTTGGGTGCTTTTGCTGCGGGGTTAGTCTTGGATGAAACTGACCCAGGAAAGGAACTCGAAGAACTTACTAGACCGATTTCTGATGTGCTGGTACCGATATTTTTTGTTACCGTTGGGGCGAAAACTAATTTAGAGGTTCTTAATCCTGCTGTTCCTGACAACCGCCAGGGACTCGTGATTGCTTCTTTTCTGATTGTTGTGGCAATTTTCGGAAAAGTTATCTCTGGGTTTAGCGTCTTTGGCGTGGAGAATATCAACCGATTGGCGATCGGGGTCGGTATGATTCCCCGGGGCGAGGTCGGTTTGGTATTTGCAGCCGTAGGCTCTGACAGTGGCGCTTTGTCGCCTTCTCTGGATGTCGCAATTATCTTGATGGTGATTCTGACTACTTTTGTGGCTCCGCCTTTGTTGCGGGTGGTGTTCCGTGATGATGAACCGACGGCTACGGAACCGGAAACTACTGCTTGA
- a CDS encoding carbon-nitrogen hydrolase family protein → MKSYTAAAIQMTSLPDLQKNLSEARDLIELAIRQGAELIGLPENFSFMGEEEDKLMQGSEIAEETEKFLKTTAQRFQVTLLGGGFPVPKGEGKVCNTALLVDPTGQELARYEKVHLFDVNVPDGNTYCESATVKAGTDFPPVYNSPELGQLGLSVCYDVRFPELYRHLSKQGAEVLFVPAAFTAYTGKDHWEVLLKARAIENTCYVIAPAQTGCHYGRRHTHGHAMIIDPWGMILADGGDQPGVALADIEPTRLQQVRRQMPSLKHRVF, encoded by the coding sequence ATGAAATCCTACACTGCTGCCGCGATCCAAATGACCAGTCTGCCTGATTTGCAGAAAAATTTGTCAGAAGCTCGCGATTTAATTGAACTAGCTATTCGTCAAGGCGCTGAATTAATTGGCTTACCCGAAAACTTCTCGTTTATGGGTGAGGAAGAAGATAAACTTATGCAGGGTTCAGAAATTGCCGAAGAAACCGAAAAATTTTTGAAAACTACCGCCCAACGTTTTCAGGTAACCCTTTTGGGTGGAGGGTTTCCCGTTCCCAAAGGAGAAGGTAAAGTCTGCAATACCGCCTTGTTAGTAGACCCCACAGGTCAGGAGTTAGCACGATATGAAAAAGTGCATCTTTTTGATGTCAATGTACCTGATGGAAATACTTACTGCGAGTCCGCCACAGTGAAAGCTGGGACCGATTTCCCACCTGTTTATAATTCCCCAGAATTGGGTCAGTTGGGTTTATCTGTATGTTATGACGTGCGGTTTCCAGAATTGTATCGGCATTTATCTAAACAGGGAGCCGAGGTGTTATTTGTTCCCGCCGCCTTTACCGCCTATACCGGGAAAGACCACTGGGAAGTTTTGCTAAAAGCTAGAGCGATCGAAAATACTTGTTATGTGATTGCTCCCGCCCAAACTGGTTGTCACTATGGCCGCCGCCACACCCACGGTCACGCCATGATTATTGATCCTTGGGGAATGATACTAGCTGATGGGGGAGATCAGCCAGGAGTCGCCTTAGCTGATATTGAACCCACCCGCCTCCAACAGGTCCGTCGCCAAATGCCATCCCTGAAACATCGGGTATTTTAG
- the tsaD gene encoding tRNA (adenosine(37)-N6)-threonylcarbamoyltransferase complex transferase subunit TsaD produces the protein MATVLAIETSCDETGVAIVKNRKVCSNVVASQIPIHRPYGGVVPEVASRQHLEMVNPLITEALSSANQDWTDIDAIATTCAPGLVGALLVGITAAKSLAMVHQKPFLGVHHLEGHIYASYLSEPDLKPPFLCLLVSGGHTSLIRVIGCGQYETLGQTRDDAAGEAFDKVARLLNLGYPGGPVIDRLAASGNPQAFPLPEGRISLPGGGYHPYDSSFSGLKTAVLRLVDKFNQKGVELPVADLAASFQDTVARGLTKRAIACALNYQLDTITVGGGVAANSRLRHLLQEAAKENHLRVLFPPMKFCTDNAAMIACAAADHLEHDHTSPLTLGAYSRMAIADVMNLYEAI, from the coding sequence ATGGCAACAGTTTTAGCAATTGAAACAAGTTGTGACGAAACAGGGGTAGCAATTGTAAAGAATCGTAAAGTTTGCAGTAATGTGGTGGCTTCTCAAATCCCTATTCATCGCCCCTATGGGGGGGTAGTGCCAGAGGTGGCCTCCCGGCAACATTTGGAAATGGTCAACCCCCTAATTACCGAAGCACTAAGTTCAGCTAATCAGGACTGGACTGATATTGATGCGATCGCTACTACCTGCGCTCCGGGGTTAGTGGGAGCGCTATTAGTGGGAATCACAGCGGCGAAAAGTTTAGCGATGGTTCACCAGAAGCCATTTTTAGGAGTCCATCACCTAGAAGGTCACATTTATGCGTCCTACCTCAGTGAACCGGATTTAAAACCACCATTTCTCTGTTTATTAGTTTCTGGGGGCCACACCAGTTTAATTCGGGTCATCGGTTGTGGTCAGTATGAAACTTTGGGTCAAACCCGCGATGATGCGGCGGGAGAAGCCTTTGATAAGGTGGCTCGTTTACTCAACCTCGGTTATCCAGGCGGCCCGGTTATCGATCGCCTTGCAGCCAGTGGGAACCCCCAAGCCTTCCCTCTCCCAGAGGGTCGCATTTCCCTACCTGGGGGCGGCTATCATCCCTATGATTCCAGCTTTAGCGGCCTGAAAACGGCTGTCTTACGTTTGGTGGATAAATTCAACCAAAAAGGGGTCGAACTGCCCGTGGCAGACCTGGCAGCCAGCTTTCAGGATACAGTTGCCAGGGGGTTAACCAAACGAGCGATCGCCTGCGCCCTCAATTACCAATTGGATACTATTACGGTTGGGGGGGGAGTTGCTGCTAACAGTCGCCTCCGTCATTTGTTACAGGAAGCGGCTAAGGAAAACCATTTAAGGGTTTTGTTCCCTCCGATGAAATTCTGCACTGATAATGCGGCGATGATCGCCTGTGCGGCGGCGGATCACCTGGAACATGATCACACCTCCCCTCTGACTTTGGGGGCTTATTCTCGTATGGCGATCGCTGATGTGATGAACCTCTATGAGGCTATCTGA
- a CDS encoding lysophospholipid acyltransferase family protein has translation MNRFTDNHTEHHTEHHTEHHTDNNYAPPSPPYLDGWSLHGRDPEFVRSLMPVLGWFYQHYFRVKMDGWQHLRDSGRMLIVGSHNGGLAAPDMHMGLYGWADRFGCDRPLYGLMHPKVWEMSPTVATQAVRCGAIRAHPRMAIAALQADYPVLVYPGGPEDVFRPHNMRNQIYFAGRRGFIKLALRTGSPIVPLISHGAHDTLIVLADCYQQAKILHDLGMPWLLDIDPEVFPIYLGLPWGLSIGPLPNIPLPGEIYIRICEPIVFQRYGREAAGDRDYVESCYQLVKTQMQHQLDRLVLQVEKS, from the coding sequence TTGAACCGATTTACCGATAATCATACCGAGCATCATACCGAGCATCATACCGAGCATCATACCGATAATAATTATGCCCCACCATCACCACCATACCTAGATGGTTGGTCCTTACATGGACGAGATCCTGAGTTTGTCCGATCGCTAATGCCAGTTTTGGGATGGTTTTACCAGCACTATTTTCGGGTCAAAATGGACGGCTGGCAGCATCTTCGAGACTCAGGGAGAATGTTAATTGTCGGTTCCCATAATGGTGGCTTGGCTGCACCAGATATGCACATGGGTTTATATGGTTGGGCCGATCGCTTTGGCTGCGATCGCCCTCTATATGGTTTAATGCACCCCAAAGTCTGGGAAATGTCCCCCACAGTTGCTACTCAAGCCGTGCGGTGTGGTGCTATTCGCGCCCATCCCCGAATGGCGATCGCCGCCTTACAAGCAGATTATCCCGTTTTGGTTTATCCAGGGGGGCCAGAAGATGTGTTTCGCCCCCACAATATGAGAAATCAGATTTATTTTGCTGGGCGGCGTGGGTTTATTAAATTGGCCTTACGCACCGGGTCTCCTATTGTTCCCCTCATTTCCCATGGAGCCCATGATACCCTCATTGTCCTCGCTGATTGTTATCAACAGGCTAAGATCCTCCATGATTTGGGGATGCCTTGGTTACTCGATATTGACCCGGAAGTGTTCCCCATTTATTTGGGACTCCCCTGGGGGTTAAGTATTGGTCCTTTGCCTAATATCCCTTTACCAGGGGAAATCTATATTCGCATCTGTGAACCTATTGTCTTTCAACGCTATGGTCGAGAGGCGGCGGGCGATCGTGATTATGTCGAGTCCTGTTACCAATTGGTCAAAACTCAGATGCAACACCAACTCGATCGCCTTGTCCTCCAGGTCGAGAAATCCTGA
- the gshB gene encoding glutathione synthase: MKFAFIIDPIANLNPAHDSTVAIMEAAQVMGHEIWITQSHQLSVIAGKAWGTLTSLHLTPITRRDQTWVVNSPWFELGASTLQPLEAMDAVFMRVDPPVTVSYLYTTYILDYIDPTKTLTVNAPQGLRAANEKMYALQFADVIPKTIVSRKKKVIREFVEHEGAAVLKPLGGKAGEGILFLEPDDRNFNSLVEISTRQGVEPVMIQTYLPAAKDGDKRIILLNGEPIGAVNRIPTGKEFRGNMAVGGRVAQTKISDRELHICRRVAPKLIESGLYFVGLDVIGGYLTEVNVTSPTGIREIDLLDHVSLGSQVIQWVTSQVTQMIHNS; encoded by the coding sequence ATGAAATTTGCTTTTATTATTGACCCCATCGCTAATCTAAATCCCGCCCACGATAGCACTGTTGCTATCATGGAAGCCGCCCAAGTAATGGGTCATGAAATTTGGATTACTCAAAGCCATCAACTAAGTGTAATTGCTGGGAAAGCCTGGGGAACCCTCACCTCCCTTCATTTGACTCCTATTACTAGGCGAGATCAGACTTGGGTGGTCAACTCCCCCTGGTTTGAGTTGGGCGCTTCCACATTACAGCCCTTAGAAGCCATGGATGCAGTGTTTATGCGGGTTGACCCCCCCGTAACTGTTTCTTACCTATATACCACTTATATTCTCGACTATATCGACCCCACCAAAACTTTAACCGTTAATGCTCCCCAAGGGTTACGCGCTGCTAATGAAAAAATGTATGCCCTCCAGTTTGCTGATGTCATTCCTAAAACTATTGTTAGCCGCAAAAAAAAGGTGATTCGGGAATTTGTCGAACATGAGGGCGCAGCAGTTTTAAAACCTTTGGGTGGTAAGGCGGGTGAGGGTATTTTGTTTCTGGAACCAGACGATCGCAACTTTAATTCCCTCGTGGAAATTAGCACCCGCCAAGGTGTTGAACCTGTCATGATTCAAACCTACTTACCCGCCGCCAAAGATGGCGATAAACGCATTATCTTGTTAAATGGTGAACCTATTGGGGCTGTTAATCGCATTCCTACTGGTAAAGAGTTTCGGGGAAATATGGCCGTCGGCGGTCGCGTCGCTCAAACTAAAATAAGCGATCGAGAGTTGCATATTTGTCGCCGAGTTGCCCCCAAATTAATTGAATCCGGACTATATTTCGTCGGTCTTGATGTCATTGGTGGTTATCTCACAGAAGTTAATGTCACCAGTCCTACTGGGATTAGGGAAATCGATTTACTAGACCATGTAAGTTTGGGTTCTCAGGTGATTCAATGGGTAACCTCTCAAGTTACCCAAATGATTCATAATTCCTGA